From the Ascaphus truei isolate aAscTru1 chromosome 15, aAscTru1.hap1, whole genome shotgun sequence genome, one window contains:
- the OSBPL2 gene encoding LOW QUALITY PROTEIN: oxysterol-binding protein-related protein 2 (The sequence of the model RefSeq protein was modified relative to this genomic sequence to represent the inferred CDS: inserted 3 bases in 2 codons): MNSEEEFYDAVTGIDSDNSSGEFADVVQKAAEMTLADHNAEPSGERWLQENGVKKHRTSLPAPMFSRNDFSIWSILKKCIGLELSKITMPIVFNEPLSFLQRITEYMEHTYLINKACSCADPLLRMQTVAAFAVSAVASQWERTGKPFNPLLGETYELLREDLGFRFVSEQVSHHPPVSAFYSEGLNKDFVFHGSIYPKLKFWGKSVEAEPRGTITLELLKHKEAYTWTNPSCCVHNVIIGKLWIEQYGPVEXVNHSTGDKCILHFQPCGXVGKELHRVEGYIQDKNKKKLCVIYGKWTECLWCVDPATYDAYKKSEKKGGEHKKPKQGDDAVKSDNDEADDMPEVQETVQVIPGSKLLWRIISRPANSIQMYNFTNFAVTLNELDKDLAVTLAPTDCRLRPDIRSMENGDLDQASKEKERLEEKQRAARRERARISDEWRTRWFQQGSNPHNRTSDWLYTGRYFDRNFTDCPDIY, translated from the exons ATGAACAGCGAGGAGGAGTTTTACGATGCAGTTACAG gcatCGACTCCGACAATTCCTCGGGCGAATTCGCGGACGTCGTCCAGAAAGCCGCCGAGATGACGCTCGCCGACCACAACGCCGAGCCCTCGGGCGAGAGGTGGCTGCAGGAGAACGGAGTGAAGAAGCACCG GACGTCGCTGCCGGCACCGATGTTCTCCAGGAACGATTTCAGCATATGGAGCATATTAAAGAAATGCATCGGACTG GAACTGTCGAAAATCACAATGCCGATTGTCTTTAACGAGCCCCTCAGCTTCCTGCAGCGAATCACCGAATACATGGAGCATACGTACCTCATTAACAAGGCCTGCTCCTGCGCAGATCCGCTGCTCAGGATGCAG ACTGTAGCTGCATTTGCTGTCTCTGCTGTTGCTTCACAGTGGGAGAGGACAGGGAAACCATTTAACCCCTTGCTGGGAGAAACCTACGAGTTATTAAG GGAGGACTTGGGGTTCCGGTTCGTCTCGGAACAAGTCAGCCATCACCCCCCCGTTAGTGCTTTCTATTCGGAAGGTCTGAACAAGGACTTTGTCTTTCACGGCTCCATCTACCCCAAGCTGAAGTtttgggggaagagcgtggagGCGGAACCCCGGGGCACCATTACTCTGGAGCTGCTCAA GCACAAAGAGGCTTACACATGGACTAACCCGAGTTGCTGCGTGCACAACGTCATCATCGGGAAGCTGTGGATAGAACAGTACGGACCGGTAG GTGTAAATCACAG TACTGGAGATAAATGTATTCTTCACTTCCAGCCGTGCGG TGTTGGGAAGGAGCTGCACAGAGTGGAAGGCTATATCCAAGACAAGAA CaaaaagaagctgtgtgtgatctACGGAAAGTGGACCGAGTGCTTGTGGTGTGTGGACCCCGCCACGTACGACGCCTACAAGAAAAGCGAGAAGAAAGGGGGGGAGCACAAAAAACCCAAacag GGCGACGACGCGGTGAAGTCTGACAACGACGAGGCGGACGACATGCCAGAAGTCCAGGAGACGGTACAAGTGATCCCAGGCAGCAAACTGCTCTGGAGGATCATCAGCCGACCAGCAAACTCCATCCAG ATGTACAACTTCACCAACTTCGCCGTGACTCTTAACGAGCTGGACAAAGACCTCGCAGTCACGCTGGCTCCGACTGACTGCCGCCTGCGACCGGACATCCGAAGCATGGAAAACGGGGATCTAG ACCAGGCCAGCAAAGAGAAGGAGCGGTTAGAGGAGAAACAGAGAGCAGCCCGCAGGGAACGGGCCAGGATCAGCGATGAGTGGAGAACAAG ATGGTTTCAGCAAGGCAGTAACCCGCACAACAGGACTTCTGACTGGCTCTATACAGGAAGATACTTTGATAGAAATTTCACAGACTGTCCAGATATTTATTGA